One window of Bacillus alkalicellulosilyticus genomic DNA carries:
- a CDS encoding ATP-binding protein, with amino-acid sequence MENYLEALLLNMLFLVVFLLFIPHLIETNFNNLSTSQKKGIKFISVLIAVISCMLFPFTIRDEILMDLRTVAIVFGGLYLGKMASVLLVSIFIFLRFYLSSGLGSGFYASVIAILGILFLLLLISNSFEKASKEKRIVIACSISLCISTSVLLIRGLLFNHLIITDDFKLVLTFYSIHFISTFFIFYFYEMIRETAYVNNRIINAEKLEIVSHLASSISHEVRNPLTVVKGFLQMINQNGLKEDKTRFYIDLSLQEIDRANDIIENYLTFAKPAHQEHQNINIKEVVEHSLNVITPLANMNCVNLQSKVDLCYIKGDLLLLQQCLLNITKNCIEAMPNGGELDIRVGKINGDTVIEIADNGKGMTDEQLQRIGEPFYTTKGREGTGLGMMAVIKIIDIMNGKLKVTSKIDEGTKFEIKFPSVR; translated from the coding sequence GTGGAAAATTACTTAGAAGCTTTATTGTTAAACATGCTTTTTTTAGTTGTTTTTTTACTATTTATTCCTCACTTAATAGAAACTAATTTTAATAATTTATCTACTAGTCAAAAAAAGGGTATCAAATTTATTTCTGTCCTAATAGCAGTAATAAGTTGTATGTTATTCCCATTTACAATACGAGATGAAATATTAATGGATTTACGAACTGTTGCAATAGTATTTGGTGGATTATATCTAGGTAAAATGGCAAGTGTTTTACTAGTTTCTATTTTTATATTCCTTCGATTCTATTTAAGTAGCGGATTAGGAAGTGGATTTTATGCATCAGTAATTGCAATTCTAGGAATATTATTTTTGTTATTACTTATTTCAAATTCATTCGAAAAGGCTTCAAAAGAAAAAAGAATAGTAATTGCCTGTAGTATTTCTTTGTGTATTAGTACATCAGTCTTATTGATAAGAGGTTTGCTATTCAATCATTTAATCATTACTGATGATTTTAAACTAGTACTTACTTTTTATTCCATTCATTTTATCAGTACTTTTTTTATTTTTTATTTTTATGAAATGATAAGAGAAACAGCATATGTTAATAATCGTATAATTAATGCTGAAAAGTTAGAGATTGTCAGTCATCTGGCTTCAAGTATATCTCACGAAGTACGAAATCCTCTAACTGTTGTGAAAGGTTTTCTGCAAATGATAAATCAAAATGGTTTGAAAGAAGATAAAACAAGGTTTTATATTGATTTATCTCTGCAAGAGATAGATAGGGCAAATGATATCATAGAAAATTATTTAACTTTTGCAAAGCCAGCACATCAAGAACATCAAAATATAAACATAAAGGAGGTAGTAGAGCATTCTCTAAATGTTATAACTCCTCTTGCAAATATGAATTGTGTGAATTTACAATCTAAAGTCGATTTATGTTACATAAAAGGAGACTTGCTGCTTTTACAACAATGCTTATTAAATATTACAAAGAATTGCATTGAGGCAATGCCTAACGGTGGGGAGCTTGATATACGAGTTGGAAAAATTAATGGTGATACTGTTATTGAAATTGCTGATAATGGCAAAGGAATGACGGATGAACAACTTCAGAGAATTGGAGAACCTTTTTATACTACTAAAGGTAGAGAAGGGACAGGTCTTGGAATGATGGCAGTAATAAAAATTATTGACATTATGAACGGTAAACTGAAGGTTACTAGTAAGATAGACGAAGGAACCAAATTTGAAATTAAATTTCCTAGTGTACGTTAA
- the sufU gene encoding Fe-S cluster assembly sulfur transfer protein SufU, translating to MSLGNNLDTLYRQVIMDHYKNPRNKGEFEGDSLTVNMNNPTCGDRIQLQMKVEDGKISGAKFVGEGCSISMASASMMTQAVKGLEVKEALTMADIFSDMMLGKDYDDSTFDLGDIEALQGVAKFPARIKCATLAWKAMQKGLESQDE from the coding sequence ATGTCTTTAGGTAATAATCTCGACACACTGTACCGACAAGTCATAATGGATCATTATAAAAACCCAAGAAATAAGGGAGAGTTTGAGGGTGATTCATTAACAGTAAACATGAATAATCCGACATGCGGTGACCGTATCCAGTTACAAATGAAGGTTGAGGACGGAAAAATCTCAGGTGCTAAATTTGTTGGAGAAGGTTGTTCGATTAGTATGGCTTCCGCTTCCATGATGACTCAAGCTGTAAAAGGACTTGAAGTGAAAGAAGCTTTAACGATGGCCGACATCTTTTCTGATATGATGCTTGGGAAAGATTATGATGATTCGACATTTGACTTAGGTGATATCGAGGCGTTACAAGGTGTTGCAAAATTTCCAGCACGGATAAAATGCGCGACATTGGCGTGGAAAGCCATGCAAAAAGGCCTCGAAAGCCAAGACGAGTAG
- the sufB gene encoding Fe-S cluster assembly protein SufB, whose product MAKKMPDIGEYKYGFKDKDVSIFRSKKGLTKEIVEEISKMKSEPEWMLDFRLKSLEQFYKMPMPQWGGNLADLNFDDITYYVKPSERSEKSWDEVPEEIKNTFDKLGIPEAEQKYLAGVSAQYESEVVYHNMRDDLKDLGIIFEDTDTALRDHEEIFKEYFGTVIPPSDNKFAALNSAVWSGGSFIYVPKGVKSETPLQAYFRINSENMGQFERTLIIADDDSHVHYVEGCTAPVYSTNSLHSAVVEIVVKKNAYCRYTTIQNWAPNIFNLVTKRAVAYDHGTMEWVDGNIGSKLTMKYPAVILKGEGAKGTVLSIAIAGKGQHQDAGAKIHHLAPNCSSTIISKSISKQGGKVTYRGISHFGRKSQGSKAKIECDTLIMDNESTSDTIPYNEILNNNITLEHEATVSKVSEDQLFYLMSRGLSEEEATEMIVMGFIEPFTKELPMEYAVEMNRLIKFEMEGSIG is encoded by the coding sequence ATGGCAAAGAAAATGCCTGATATCGGGGAATATAAATACGGATTTAAAGACAAAGACGTTTCGATTTTCCGTTCGAAAAAAGGGTTAACGAAAGAGATCGTAGAAGAAATTTCAAAAATGAAAAGTGAACCTGAGTGGATGCTTGATTTTCGTTTGAAATCTCTTGAACAATTTTATAAAATGCCAATGCCTCAATGGGGCGGTAACTTAGCAGATTTAAACTTTGATGACATTACGTATTATGTAAAGCCATCAGAGAGATCAGAGAAATCTTGGGATGAAGTTCCTGAGGAAATTAAAAATACGTTTGATAAGCTTGGAATTCCAGAAGCAGAACAAAAGTATCTTGCTGGGGTATCTGCGCAATATGAGTCTGAAGTTGTCTATCACAACATGCGTGATGACCTTAAAGATTTAGGGATTATTTTTGAAGATACAGACACGGCTCTCCGTGATCATGAGGAAATCTTTAAAGAGTACTTCGGTACAGTAATTCCTCCATCTGATAACAAGTTTGCAGCATTAAACTCAGCAGTATGGTCTGGTGGTTCATTTATTTACGTACCAAAAGGCGTTAAATCTGAAACTCCTTTACAAGCTTATTTCCGTATTAACTCTGAAAACATGGGTCAATTCGAGCGTACGCTAATTATTGCTGATGACGATAGCCATGTACACTATGTAGAAGGTTGTACGGCTCCAGTTTATTCAACAAACTCACTTCATAGTGCAGTTGTTGAAATCGTTGTTAAGAAAAACGCGTATTGCCGTTATACAACAATTCAAAACTGGGCACCAAACATCTTTAACCTTGTAACAAAACGTGCGGTTGCGTACGACCATGGGACAATGGAATGGGTTGATGGTAACATCGGTTCGAAGCTTACGATGAAATACCCTGCTGTTATCTTGAAAGGTGAAGGCGCAAAAGGAACGGTTCTTTCGATTGCGATTGCTGGTAAAGGCCAACATCAAGATGCAGGTGCGAAAATTCATCACCTTGCACCAAACTGTTCTTCCACTATCATCTCGAAGTCAATTTCAAAGCAAGGCGGTAAAGTAACATACCGTGGTATTTCTCACTTTGGCCGTAAATCACAAGGATCAAAAGCTAAAATTGAGTGTGATACGTTAATTATGGATAATGAATCGACGTCTGATACAATTCCATACAATGAAATTTTAAATAACAACATCACGCTTGAGCATGAAGCGACAGTTTCTAAAGTTTCTGAAGACCAATTGTTCTATCTTATGAGCCGTGGACTTTCAGAAGAAGAAGCAACTGAAATGATCGTAATGGGATTCATTGAGCCATTTACAAAAGAACTTCCAATGGAATATGCGGTTGAGATGAACCGTTTAATCAAGTTCGAGATGGAAGGTTCTATCGGTTAA
- a CDS encoding cupin domain-containing protein, giving the protein MYHQQGYQYQGYQPLNAQSANWTNQQASYNNWNNQNPYYYRNSQSSDYGSRPFVIDMKKVTKANNTFRTALWTGTHLQLTLMSIGVGEDIGLEVHPHLDQFLRIEEGQGLVQMGDSKERLDFQQNAFENTAIFVPAGKWHNLTNTGNIPLKLYSIYAPPEHPYGTVHQTKQIAMAAEERNY; this is encoded by the coding sequence ATGTACCATCAACAGGGCTACCAGTATCAGGGGTATCAACCTTTGAATGCTCAAAGCGCAAACTGGACTAACCAGCAGGCATCTTATAACAACTGGAATAATCAGAATCCCTATTATTATCGAAACAGTCAGTCGAGCGATTATGGCTCACGGCCATTTGTTATTGATATGAAGAAGGTAACAAAGGCAAATAATACGTTCCGGACGGCGCTATGGACAGGAACTCATTTACAACTGACTTTAATGAGTATTGGTGTTGGGGAGGATATTGGGTTAGAAGTACATCCGCACCTTGACCAATTTCTTCGTATAGAAGAAGGGCAAGGATTAGTTCAGATGGGGGACAGTAAAGAGAGGTTAGATTTTCAGCAGAACGCCTTTGAAAATACGGCTATTTTTGTGCCTGCTGGAAAGTGGCATAACTTAACGAATACGGGGAATATACCATTAAAGCTCTACTCTATCTACGCGCCACCTGAACATCCGTATGGCACTGTTCATCAAACAAAACAGATCGCTATGGCCGCGGAAGAAAGGAACTACTAA
- a CDS encoding uridine kinase family protein, giving the protein MKKDHCIVIGISGGSGSGKTTFSNHLAKSLHSFNVKTLSSDDYFKEVKPIVTAPYNGRQYADYDHPTSIDIEILHRDITQVVLSKLFDVVIIEGLMVLYFKEVREKLDLKIFVDCPSDERLVRRVKRDIHEETFEEISSEYLDLVRHRHNEFVEPLKWYADVIINGSNTSHNSIDVVREWVLSSFNKKKL; this is encoded by the coding sequence ATGAAAAAAGACCACTGCATTGTCATTGGAATTTCAGGTGGTTCTGGAAGTGGGAAAACCACTTTTTCAAATCATTTAGCAAAAAGTCTACATTCATTTAACGTTAAAACTCTATCCTCGGACGATTACTTTAAAGAAGTAAAGCCGATAGTAACGGCCCCATATAACGGAAGGCAATACGCTGATTATGACCATCCAACTTCCATTGATATTGAAATATTACACCGAGATATCACTCAGGTAGTTTTATCTAAGCTGTTTGATGTCGTGATTATTGAAGGGTTAATGGTTTTGTATTTTAAGGAAGTCAGAGAGAAACTTGATTTGAAGATATTTGTGGATTGCCCATCAGATGAGAGATTAGTGAGGAGAGTAAAAAGAGATATACACGAGGAAACCTTTGAAGAAATATCCTCAGAATACCTTGATCTTGTAAGGCATCGTCATAACGAGTTTGTAGAGCCTTTAAAATGGTATGCCGATGTTATCATCAATGGCTCAAACACCTCACATAATTCAATAGATGTAGTTCGTGAATGGGTACTATCGTCCTTTAATAAAAAGAAGTTATAG